In Pleuronectes platessa chromosome 5, fPlePla1.1, whole genome shotgun sequence, a single genomic region encodes these proteins:
- the paf1 gene encoding RNA polymerase II-associated factor 1 homolog isoform X1, with protein sequence MAPTIQTQSQREDGHSRPSSHRTVPERSGVVCRVKYCNSLPDIPFDPKFITYPFDQHRFVQYKATSLEKQHKHELLTEPDLGVTIDLINPDTYRIDPNILLDPADEKLLEEDIQAPSSSKRSQQHAKVVPWMRKTEYISTEFNRYGVCNEKVEVKIGVSVKQQFTEEEIYKDRDSQISAIEKTFEDASKSIAQHYSKPRVTPVEVLPVFPDFKMWINPCAQVIFDSDPAPKDMTAPAGVEMMSQAMIRGMMDEEGNQFVAYFLPNEDTLRKRKRDVDEGLDYSPEDLYDYKIAREYNWNVKNKASKGYEENYFFIFRDGDGVYYNELETRVRLSKRRAKAGSQSNTNAVLVCKHRDMNEKELEAQDARKAQLENHEPEDEEDLDKDIDMQDSGDDKEKGSGSEAENSGSESEREEEEPEPIRVVVVEEEEKREEDEDKEKRKRKPSGSGSESGEERNRELRDEEEIFGSDDESEDNDDNEPKNSARSSGEEGSGSEDEGVNRGGSRSRSASPAHSDRSSDHSDTRAQSGSGSERGSDSSDASDSE encoded by the exons atggctcCAACGATTCAAACACAATCTCAACGAGAAGACGGGCACAG CAGGCCGTCCTCACACAGAACTGTCCCAGAGAG GTCAGGAGTCGTCTGTCGAGTGAAGTACTGCAACAGCTTGCCCGACATCCCTTTTGATCCCAAGTTCATCACATATCCGTTTGATCAGCACAG GTTCGTACAGTACAAAGCCACTTCTCTagagaaacaacacaagcaCGAGCTCCTGACTGAGCCAGACCTGGGGGTCACCATTGATCTCATCAACCCAGACACATACCGCATTGACCCCAACA TATTGTTGGATCCTGCTGATGAAAAACTCTTGGAGGAGGACATTCAGGCTCCATCCAGTTCGAAGAG GTCACAGCAGCACGCCAAAGTGGTCCCGTGGATGAGAAAGACCGAGTATATTTCTACAGAGTTTAACAGATATGGTGTTTGCAATGAGAAAGTGGAAGTCAA GATCGGTGTGTCTGTCAAACAACAGTTTACAGAAGAAGAGATttacaaagacagagacagcCAGATTTCTGCTATTGAGAAGACGTTTGAGGATGCATCGAAATCT ATTGCTCAGCACTACAGTAAACCCAGAGTCACTCCTGTGGAGGTACTACCTGTGTTCCCTGACTTCAAG ATGTGGATCAATCCATGTGCTCAGGTCATCTTTGACTCTGATCCTGCACCTAAAGACATGACCGCACCAGCAGGAGTGGAAATGATGTCTCAGGCCATGATCAG AGGTATGATGGATGAAGAAGGAAATCAATTCGTGGCTTACTTCCTGCCCAATGAGGACACACTTCGCAAGCGCAAGAGAGACGTTGATGAGGGCCTGGATTACTCTCCTGAGGATCT ATATGATTACAAGATTGCCAGGGAGTACAACTGGAATGTCAAGAACAAAGCCAGCAAGGGTTATGAGGAGAACTACTTCTTTATCTTCAGAGATGGAGATGGTGTTTACTACAATGAGCTTGAGACGAG GGTGCGTCTGAGCAAGAGGAGAGCAAAGGCTGGATCTCAGTCCAACACAAACGCTGTGCTGGTTTGTAAGCACAGAGACATGAACGAGAAAGAGCTTGAGGCTCAG GATGCACGTAAAGCTCAGCTGGAGAACCATGAgccagaagatgaagaagacctGGACAAAGACATAGACATGCAGGACTCTG gtgatGATAAAGAGAAGGGCAGCGGCAGTGAAGCAGAGAACTCTGGTAGTGAatctgagagggaggaggaagagccggAACCGATCAGAGTAGTcgtagtagaagaagaagaaaagagagaagaggatgaggacaaagagaagagaaagaggaaacctAGCGGCAGTGGAAGTGAAAGCGGcgaggagaggaacagagagctGCGGGACGAGGAAGAGATCTTTGGCAGTGACGATGAGAGCGAGGATAACGACGACAACGAGCCTAAGAACTCAGCCCGGAGCAGCGGGGAAGAGGGCAGCGGGAGTGAGGACGAAGGAGTGAACAGGGGGGGCAGCCGGAGTCGCAGTGCGTCTCCAGCACACAGCGACCGCAGCAGTGACCATTCAGATACCCGGGCTCAGAGCGGGAGTGGAAGTGAGAGAGGCTCAGACTCCAGTGATGCCAGTGACAGTGAATAA
- the paf1 gene encoding RNA polymerase II-associated factor 1 homolog isoform X2, giving the protein MAPTIQTQSQREDGHRPSSHRTVPERSGVVCRVKYCNSLPDIPFDPKFITYPFDQHRFVQYKATSLEKQHKHELLTEPDLGVTIDLINPDTYRIDPNILLDPADEKLLEEDIQAPSSSKRSQQHAKVVPWMRKTEYISTEFNRYGVCNEKVEVKIGVSVKQQFTEEEIYKDRDSQISAIEKTFEDASKSIAQHYSKPRVTPVEVLPVFPDFKMWINPCAQVIFDSDPAPKDMTAPAGVEMMSQAMIRGMMDEEGNQFVAYFLPNEDTLRKRKRDVDEGLDYSPEDLYDYKIAREYNWNVKNKASKGYEENYFFIFRDGDGVYYNELETRVRLSKRRAKAGSQSNTNAVLVCKHRDMNEKELEAQDARKAQLENHEPEDEEDLDKDIDMQDSGDDKEKGSGSEAENSGSESEREEEEPEPIRVVVVEEEEKREEDEDKEKRKRKPSGSGSESGEERNRELRDEEEIFGSDDESEDNDDNEPKNSARSSGEEGSGSEDEGVNRGGSRSRSASPAHSDRSSDHSDTRAQSGSGSERGSDSSDASDSE; this is encoded by the exons atggctcCAACGATTCAAACACAATCTCAACGAGAAGACGGGCACAG GCCGTCCTCACACAGAACTGTCCCAGAGAG GTCAGGAGTCGTCTGTCGAGTGAAGTACTGCAACAGCTTGCCCGACATCCCTTTTGATCCCAAGTTCATCACATATCCGTTTGATCAGCACAG GTTCGTACAGTACAAAGCCACTTCTCTagagaaacaacacaagcaCGAGCTCCTGACTGAGCCAGACCTGGGGGTCACCATTGATCTCATCAACCCAGACACATACCGCATTGACCCCAACA TATTGTTGGATCCTGCTGATGAAAAACTCTTGGAGGAGGACATTCAGGCTCCATCCAGTTCGAAGAG GTCACAGCAGCACGCCAAAGTGGTCCCGTGGATGAGAAAGACCGAGTATATTTCTACAGAGTTTAACAGATATGGTGTTTGCAATGAGAAAGTGGAAGTCAA GATCGGTGTGTCTGTCAAACAACAGTTTACAGAAGAAGAGATttacaaagacagagacagcCAGATTTCTGCTATTGAGAAGACGTTTGAGGATGCATCGAAATCT ATTGCTCAGCACTACAGTAAACCCAGAGTCACTCCTGTGGAGGTACTACCTGTGTTCCCTGACTTCAAG ATGTGGATCAATCCATGTGCTCAGGTCATCTTTGACTCTGATCCTGCACCTAAAGACATGACCGCACCAGCAGGAGTGGAAATGATGTCTCAGGCCATGATCAG AGGTATGATGGATGAAGAAGGAAATCAATTCGTGGCTTACTTCCTGCCCAATGAGGACACACTTCGCAAGCGCAAGAGAGACGTTGATGAGGGCCTGGATTACTCTCCTGAGGATCT ATATGATTACAAGATTGCCAGGGAGTACAACTGGAATGTCAAGAACAAAGCCAGCAAGGGTTATGAGGAGAACTACTTCTTTATCTTCAGAGATGGAGATGGTGTTTACTACAATGAGCTTGAGACGAG GGTGCGTCTGAGCAAGAGGAGAGCAAAGGCTGGATCTCAGTCCAACACAAACGCTGTGCTGGTTTGTAAGCACAGAGACATGAACGAGAAAGAGCTTGAGGCTCAG GATGCACGTAAAGCTCAGCTGGAGAACCATGAgccagaagatgaagaagacctGGACAAAGACATAGACATGCAGGACTCTG gtgatGATAAAGAGAAGGGCAGCGGCAGTGAAGCAGAGAACTCTGGTAGTGAatctgagagggaggaggaagagccggAACCGATCAGAGTAGTcgtagtagaagaagaagaaaagagagaagaggatgaggacaaagagaagagaaagaggaaacctAGCGGCAGTGGAAGTGAAAGCGGcgaggagaggaacagagagctGCGGGACGAGGAAGAGATCTTTGGCAGTGACGATGAGAGCGAGGATAACGACGACAACGAGCCTAAGAACTCAGCCCGGAGCAGCGGGGAAGAGGGCAGCGGGAGTGAGGACGAAGGAGTGAACAGGGGGGGCAGCCGGAGTCGCAGTGCGTCTCCAGCACACAGCGACCGCAGCAGTGACCATTCAGATACCCGGGCTCAGAGCGGGAGTGGAAGTGAGAGAGGCTCAGACTCCAGTGATGCCAGTGACAGTGAATAA
- the LOC128440765 gene encoding protein Smaug homolog 2 → MMFRDQVGILTDWFKGWNECEQTVALLSLLKRVSRTQARFLHICLEHWLADCTEIHILEAEANNAAIVSQWHQEPKEKVVSLLLSHLPLLQPRNSEAKCEYMKLLQKVLSHTIESSLFVEESRQLLSYALIHPATTLDDRTSLAMWLNHLEEHLSSGYAPRPQSSPYHPRQGSDEWPSSAEAMEPGLAWQEKSPSSSTSPAGQNGHMSFPGGMSSPINSNNTGLGGQMQPSPLKKSMSVIPSSPQACGTEWVSHDDIGGRQSFMPTDHAPLSPQSSVASSGSEQTEDQGSARNTFQEDGSGMKDVPGWLKSLRLHKYASLFSQMTYDEMMILTEHHLESQMVTKGARHKIALSIQKLRERQSVLKSLEKDILEGGNLRNALQELQQIVTTPIKAYFPPSATQPTLETTSSPSEASKTGGDKEPGSEGFQSHNPPPCDGDSGATPISDGDIAGQFTRVMGKVCTQLLVSRPDEENISCYLQLIEKCLTHEAFTETQKKRLVSWKQQVLKLLRLFPRKAMLDMPVYRQKGWTYGSNSLPTAGSVSGGVGRRGQRPFPMTPRGLPAGRISLLTPGGIGGASPRHTLTNPVLAGQGRQNLWFANPGGSNSMPSQSRSTVQRTHSLPVHTSPQTMLMFQQQECQVPGADLEINPTLESLCLSMTEHALGDGTDRTSTI, encoded by the exons ATGATGTTCCGAGACCAAGTAGGTATCCTCACAGATTGGTTTAAAGGCTGGAATGAGTGTGAACAGACGGTGGCACTGTTGTCCCTCCTGAAGAGGGTGTCCCGCACCCAGGCTCGCTTCTTACACATCTGCCTTGAACACTGGCTGGCAGACTGCACAGAGATCCACATCCTTGAGGCTGAAGCCAACAATGCAG CGATTGTCAGCCAGTGGCACCAGGAGCCAAAGGAGAAAGTGGTTTCCTTGCTGCTGTCTCATCTGCCTCTGCTGCAGCCACGCAACAGTGAGGCCAAATGTGAGTacatgaagctgctgcagaaggTGTTGAGTCACACCATCGAGAGTAGTCTGTTTGTGGAAGAAAGCAGACAGCTGCTTTCCTATGCTCTCATCCACCCTGCGACCACACTGGATGACCGTACCTCTCTGGCCATGTGGCTAAACCACCTGGAGGAACACCTATCAAGTGGATACGCGCCTCGGCCTCAATCCAGTCCCTACCACCCACGCCAGGGCTCAGATGAGTGGCCCAGCTCAGCTGAGGCTATGGAGCCTGGCCTTGCTTGGCAAGAAAAGTCCCCATCATccagcacatctcctgcaggcCAGAATGGACACATGTCATTCCCAGGCGGGATGTCCTCTCCCATCAACAGCAATAACACAG GTCTGGGTGGGCAGATGCAGCCCAGCCCTCTGAAGAAGTCCATGTCCGTTATTCCTTCCAGTCCACAGGCTTGTGGCACTGAGTGGGTTAGCCACGATGACATAGGAGGGCGACAGAGCTTTATGCCAACAGATCACGCACCTCTGTCACCCCAAAGCAGTGTGGCCTCGTCAGGCAGCGAGCAGACAGAAGATCAGGGCTCCGCTCGCAACACTTTCCAGGAGGATGGCAGTGGCatgaaag ATGTTCCGGGGTGGCTGAAAAGTCTCCGCCTTCATAAATATGCATCGCTTTTCTCCCAGATGACCTATGATGAGATGATGATTCTCACAGAGCATCACCTTGAGTCACAG ATGGTCACCAAAGGAGCGCGGCATAAGATTGCCTTGAGTATCCAGAAGCTGCGAGAGAGGCAGAGTGTGCTCAAGTCTTTAGAAAAG GATATTTTGGAAGGGGGGAACCTTCGTAACGCccttcaggagctgcagcagatcgTCACCACACCCATTAAGGCCTACTTCCCACCCAGTGCAACACAGCCTACCTTAGAAACCACCTCCTCCCCTTCAGAAGCCTCAAAAACAGGAGGTGATAAAGAGCCAGGCTCAGAGGGCTTCCAGTCCCACAACCCCCCTCCCTGCGATGGAGACTCCGGAGCCACACCTATCTCAGACGGCGACATTGCTGGACAGTTCACCCGTGTCATGGGCAAAG tgtgCACCCAGCTGCTGGTGTCCAGGCCAGATGAGGAGAATATCAGCTGCTACCTTCAGCTCATCGAGAAGTGTCTAACACATGAG GCTTTTACAGAAACTCAGAAGAAGAGGCTGGTCTCCTGGAAACAGCAGGTCCTCAAATTGCTCCGCCTCTTCCCTCGCAAAGCTATGCTGGACATGCCTGTGTACCGACAGAAAGG TTGGACGTATGGGTCCAACTCCCTCCCCACAGCCGGCTCTGTGAGTGGAGGTGTAGGGCGACGAGGGCAAAGGCCGTTCCCGATGACCCCTCGTGGACTCCCAGCTGGTCGCATAAGTCTTCTGACTCCTGGTGGGATTGGCGGAGCATCTCCACGCCACACACTCACTAATCCTGTGCTGGCAGGCCAGGGTAGACAA AACCTGTGGTTTGCCAACCCCGGGGGCAGTAACAGCATGCCAAGTCAGAGTCGCAGCACTGTGCAGCGGACccactcacttcctgtccacACCTCCCCACAAACCATGCTCATGTTCCAGCAGCAAG AATGCCAAGTTCCAGGTGCTGACCTGGAGATCAACCCCACGCTGGAGTCATTGTGCCTCAGTATGACAGAGCATGCCTTAGGGG ATGGAACGGACCGGACATCAACaatatga
- the socs9 gene encoding suppressor of cytokine signaling 9, which translates to MSLPNDSGNRGKDRERGARPKVRQSRSEERRDTGRKGGKAKKKGLACHESPAERPVSDGFEYGELLSDLESSDQSSCSLRESWRLPGLDVTASPLGQECIAARPGLETIGSASESSASSEGDSRGSSSSRTLRQKIQDAMGQCFPIKTHSAAAPAPQALSSSSSAACASSRRKIHLSELMLDDCPFPVGSELAQKWYLIKQHTAPITQPPVVDAAVVCSAPPAAMAAVVEDVDDRLRERRRISIEQGVEPPPNAEIHTFEVTAQINPLYKHGPKLAHGMNELAGADRASAQQQQQLLLQRQQQHQLLLQSCLDTLDEVVASASASASVPTSETIPDPVVEPEVAATNMPSKAVLPQTEPQTSEDGYRIHTQIDYIHCLVPDLLQITNLPCYWGVMDRYEAETLLEGKPEGTFLLRDSAQEDYLFSVSFRRYGRSLHARIEQWNHNFSFDVHDPSVFHASTVTGLLEHYKDPNSCMFFEPLLSNPIHRTQPFSLQHICRAAISSCNTYDGINMLPIPNTLKKHLKEYHYKQRVRVRRMDTWWE; encoded by the coding sequence ATGTCACTACCAAATGATTCAGGGAACCGAGGGAAGGATCGAGAGAGGGGGGCTCGTCCCAAGGTGAGACAGAGCCGGTCAGAGGAAAGACGGGATACAGGAAGGAAAGGTGGAAAGGCCAAGAAAAAGGGCCTTGCCTGCCATGAATCACCTGCTGAGCGACCTGTCAGCGATGGCTTTGAGTATGGTGAGCTGTTAAGTGACCTGGAGAGCAGTGACCAATCTTCCTGTTCCCTGAGGGAGAGCTGGAGATTGCCGGGATTGGACGTCACCGCCTCTCCACTAGGACAAGAATGTATAGCAGCTAGGCCGGGACTGGAAACCATCGGCTCTGCCAGTGAGTCGTCTGCGTCAAGTGAAGGTGACAGCAGAGGCTCGAGCAGCAGTCGCACTCTCCGGCAAAAAATCCAAGATGCAATGGGGCAGTGTTTCCCAATAAAGACgcacagtgcagcagcaccagctccacaggctctatcatcatcatcatcagccgcCTGTGCCTCCTCAAGGCGTAAGATCCATCTCAGTGAGTTGATGTTGGATGACTGCCCTTTTCCTGTAGGGTCTGAGCTGGCTCAGAAGTGGTATCTCATTAAGCAGCACACAGCCCCCATCACCCAGCCCCCCGTGGTGGATGCTGCAGTCGTGTGCAGTGCCCCACCTGCAGCCATGGCTGCTGTGGTGGAGGACGTAGACGATAGGTTGAGAGAGCGCAGGCGAATTAGCATTGAGCAAGGTGTTGAGCCACCCCCCAATGCAGAGATTCACACATTTGAGGTGACGGCCCAAATTAACCCTCTCTACAAGCATGGCCCTAAGCTGGCTCACGGTATGAATGAGTTAGCAGGGGCTGACAGAGCCTCCgctcagcagcaacagcagcttcttctccaaagacagcagcagcaccagctcctgcttcagagCTGTCTGGACACTCTGGACGAGGTGGTGGCCTCGGCCTCAGCATCGGCCTCTGTCCCCACCAGTGAGACCATCCCTGACCCTGTGGTTGAACCAGAGGTTGCAGCGACCAACATGCCCTCCAAAGCCGTCCTTCCTCAGACTGAACCACAAACATCGGAAGATGGCTACCGCATTCACACTCAGATTGATTACATTCACTGTTTAGTTCCAGACCTGCTGCAAATTACCAACCTCCCATGTTACTGGGGGGTGATGGACCGCTATGAGGCAGAGACACTGCTGGAGGGAAAGCCCGAGGGCACTTTCCTCCTGCGGGACTCTGCCCAGGAGGATTACCTCTTCTCTGTCAGCTTCCGCCGCTACGGCCGCTCGCTCCACGCACGCATCGAACAGTGGAACCACAATTTCAGTTTCGACGTGCACGACCCCAGTGTCTTCCACGCTTCCACAGTTACAGGATTGCTGGAGCACTACAAGGACCCCAACTCGTGCATGTTCTTCGAGCCCCTGCTTTCCAACCCCATCCACCGCACACAGCCCTTCAgcctgcagcacatctgccgAGCGGCCATAAGCAGCTGTAACACCTACGATGGCATTAACATGCTTCCCATTCCAAATACTTTGAAAAAGCACCTGAAAGAATACCACTATAAGCAGAGAGTACGTGTACGGCGAATGGACACCTGGTGGGAATGA